CCACCAGCTCATGAGCGTATGGCCTCCACGTACCGCGGGGCTCACGAGCGTATGGCTTCCACATACCGCGGGGCTCACGAGCGGGCTGAGCGTAAGGCTCCACGTACCGTGGGCTCATGAGTGCGCGTACTGGCGGGGCGTGAGCGTGTAGGCTCGGGGTATGCGGGCGGTCTTTTTCGGCGCGCTGGTGTTCGGCTTTGCGTGTGGCGGTTCGAGCAGTGACGTTCGTGTGCCGGTGCCCGTCGTCGCGAAGGTCGAGCCGAAGGGCGACGTCGCTCCCGAGCCCGTTCGGCCCGTCGTCGATCGGAAGACGATCCAGCATCTGCCGATCGCCGAGGCGCTCTCGGTGTATCGCGATTGGACCCACGATCAGGATCCGAGCTACGCGATCGAAGGGCTGACCCAGGTCGCGTGGGCGAAGGACGAAGCGGCGGTCCCGCTCGCGATCCGCGCGCTCGCGGCGAAGGACCACGAGGTGCGCGCCGCCGCCGCGCGCGTCGTCATCGAGCCCGACGTGCCGAAGCCGGACGCCGCGCGGGCCGCCCTCCGCGACGCGCTCGCCGAAGCGACGCCGCTCGATCGCAGCGCGATCCTCTGGGCGCTCCTCGTCCTCGGAGACCGCACCGTCGCCGACGCCGCGATCGAGGAGTATCGCTCCGGCACGCTCGCGAAGGTCCACGCGCTCGACGGCTCACCCGCCTTCGCGCTCGCCGCCCTCGCACGCGCCATCCCCGCCGACCGAGCGAAGACGCTCGCGACCGAGCGCGCCCCACCCCTGCGCGACCTCGGCCTCGCCGCCCTCGCACGCAACGCCGCGACCGCGACCGCAGGCGACGCCGCACCCGCGTCCGCACGCGACGCGACCGCACCCGCACGCGACGCCGCGACCGCGACCGCTCACGACGCCGCGACCGTGACCAAGCTCGTGACCTCACGCGATGCCGTGGTCGCCACGCCCGACGCAACCGCGCGCGACGCAGCGGGCGCCGCGCTGTCCGTCCTCGTTGCGGCGCTCGAGAGCGCGGACGCGGAAGGGCGCGCTCGCATCGTCGATGTGCTCGCCCGCGGCGCGGGTGGGGCGGCGGTGCTCCTCGCGCTTCCGGCTGTGAGCGCGGCACCGCGCGAGAAGGCGAAACATCAGGCCAAGGTGGTCTTCGATCGGCTGCGCCAGCTCGCGGATCCGCGGGCCGCCGATGCGCTCGCGCGGTACCTCGGCACGAAGCCCGAGCCGCACTGGCGCACCGAAGCTGCGATGCGCCTCGCCGAGCTGGGCGATCTCCGCGCGGTCCCCACGCTCGCGTGGAGACTCACGCAAGACCCACTCGCGCTCTACAAGAGCGGCGTCGACGACGAGCTTCGCCGCACCGACTCCGAACGCGTCGGCGCCGCGCGTATGCTCGCGGACCTCGCGGTGCTGCACCCCGATCGACGCGGCGAGATCCGGAAGCACGCCGTCGGCCCCGTGCGCGCGTGGCTCCTCGGGAAGCCGCAGCCACACGCCAACGGCATGCGCTTCGTCGCGGCCTCGGACGCGCGTGAGCTCCTCCCCGAAATGCGGAGGTGGGCGAATCCCGGCGTCCCGCTCCCGAAGCCGGGGCAGCAGAGCTTCCCGCTCGCGTTCGAGAGCGCGCAGACCGCGCTCCGGTACGTCGGATGGATGCGCGATCCCCAGAGCTGGGCCACGCTCGAGTCGACGCTCGGTCGTCGTCCCGCCTCCATGGACGCGACGATGGAGAGCCTGCTCCAGGGCGGCAACGCCGTGCTCGGCATGACGCTGCGCGCGCTCGGGACCGGCGCCGCGACGGGCTTCGCGCAGTGGGGCGATCCGAAGGCGTACCCCGTCCTCGTGAAGTACATCGAGGACAGGAAGAACAACGAGCAAGCGCGCCTCGAGGCCGGCGCCGCGCTCGCGTGGGTCGCGACGGACGCGCAGCTCACCGAGATCGCGGGCAAGGTCCGCTCGCTCCCGCGCGACCCGCAAGCGCAGGTCGTCCGCAACTGCTACCTCGAGGCGCTCGCGCGGCGTCCGGTTCCGGTCGCGACCGCGCCGCTCGTCGACCTGCTCGGCACGACGCCGGAGCACACCCTCGCGCGCGCGATCGGCGGCGGCGGCCTCGCGCCGGAGACGACGACGCGCCTCTTCGCGATGCTGAAGGAGAGCGCGATGCTGAAGGAGAGCTCCACCCGGCTCGACGCGACGCTCGCGCTCCTCCTCGGCGCCGACCCCGACACCGCGCGCCGCGCGCTCGCCACGTACGAGGACGCCGACGCCGCCGAGCTCGAGGAGCTGAAGGTCGCCTACGACCAGTCGTTCGGCGCGATCAGCGACGCCAACTACGAGCGCGGCGACGTCGCGCGATGGACCGCCAACGCGGAGGCCGCCTCGCACGTGAAGCTCGGCGGCGCATACCAGGACTGGGTGCGCACGACCGTCACACGCAACCTCGACGGCATCGAATACGACGCTGGCCCGCGTTCGCTCACGAGGGTGCAGCTCCGCGTGCGCCTCTTGCGCGACACGCGCTCGCCCGACACGAAGAAGCGGACCGACGCGCTCCGCATTCTCCGCTTCATGAACGAGCGCGGCGCCCTCCTCGCGCTTGGCCTCACCCCACGCGACTGACGCGGGCCCCCACCTTCGCGACGAGCGGCGGGAAGACCGGGAACACAACGGCCTCGGGATCTGAAAGCCTGCCGCGATCGTGGCGAGGACGGCGTCGCGTGCTACGACGCGCACCGTGCGGAAGCTCATCTCGCTCCTGTTCCTCGGCGCTGCTGCGTGCGCCGCTCCCACCGACGAGACCGGCGAGACCGCGACGGAGAGCGCGGCCGTGATCGCGCCCGCGGCCGACGTCGTGCGGCTCCGCTACGAGCCTCAGTTCGTGCTCGAGAAGGTGCTCGAGCAGAAGCAGCGGCCGTTCGACGCGGCGAAGCCCTTTCCTGCGATCAAATTCGCGAGCGAGATCACGCTCACCGAGTTCCAGGACGCGATCGAGACGCAGTGGGGCTTCCGGCCCGACGTCATCACGAACGCGTATTCGGTCGTGGAGAACACCATCTACCTGATGGATGACGCGGCCTACTACTCGCAGCACGGTCGCTGCATCGACGACTCGCTCGCCCATGAAATCACGCACTATGTCCAGGTCGTGTACCAGGGCTGGACGCTCGAGGCCGCCGACGACTCCATCGAGGTCGACGCCGTCTACATGCAGCGCTGGTTCCGCCAGGAATACTGCGGCGCGAGCTAGCACCCTGATCTCGCAGATCGCCCCGGATTTCGGGTTGCGCACCCCCTCGCGCAAGCGTAAAGCGCGCTTCGAAATGAGTGCCCGCCTCGCCGCCGTGACCGCGCTCGCCCTCGCCCTCGGAGCGTGCGCCGCGCAAGACCATGAAGACGAGCCGGCCGCCGCGGAGGCGGAGATCGGCCTCACGCGACCGAGCCTCCCCAACGTCACCGCGTGGGCCGCGGGCACGAACTGGAAGTACGAGACGGACTTCCTCGGTCTCCGCCACGCGTGGGTCTACACGCCGAACGGCTTCAGCAAGCGCGCGCCCGGACGGCGCGGCGTCGTCTTCCACCTCCCCGGCTGCGGCGAGCTCCCGTACCAGGTCGCGCAAGGATCGGCCTGGGCCCCCGTCGCGGAGGCGCACGGCCTCGTCGTCGTCGTGCCGGAGATCCTCTCGCCGGTCTACCCGAACCCCGCCGCGCCCAACGTCGCTTGCTACGACTTCGGCACCGTCATGCAGCCGACGCGCTATGCCCGCGATCACGCCGCGCTCATCGAAGCCGGCACGCGCATCGCGCGGGACGACCTCTCGCTCGGGATCGATCCGCGCCAGATCTACATCGGCGGCCTCTCCGCCGGCGGCACCGTCGCGATGCAGGTGGCGTGCATGGCGCCGGAGATCTTCAGCGGCGTCGGCTCCGTCGCCGCGCCCTCGCTCGGGACGTGGCAGTCGATGGCGGTCATGCCGCCGGTCTGGAGCGCCCCCGCGATCCGCTGGGGCTGCGAGTACTACGCAAACTCGAGCCCCGCGCCCGACGCGAAGGAGAAGCTCGGGAAACAGGTCTACGCGATCGCCTCCGACGACAACGGACTTCCGGCCGGAATCCCGATCATGATCGGGGGAGTGTGGACCGCGACGAAATTTGCCAATCAGAAGATCTGGGACGGCGACAAATACATCCCGTTTGCCCATCATCGTCTCATCGCCGACGCGATGGCGCCTCTCTTCGGCGCGAAGATGACGGGCGAAGACGTCGGCCTTCCGTACCACGGCACCGGCTGGGGCTGCCCCGGCGGCGAGGTGAGCCACCACGACACCGCCGAGACGGAGTGCGAATTCTCCGCCCTCCAGCCGCGCCCGTGGCAGGTCAAAGCCGATATCTGGAAAGACACGAAAGGCCGCACGCGCGTCGTCCACTTGAAGCAGGACGGCCTCCGCCACCGCTGGCCGACCGGCCACAAACCGCCCGTCACGCCGAGCTTCGAGGAGCTCGTCGAAAAGGGTTATATGAGCCCCTTCGCCGAGGTCTACGAGGCGAAGGCCGCGGGCGCGCCCACCGGCACGTTCGGCATCGGCTTCTTCGGCAGCATCGACACGTTCGACTTCACCGCCTACCTCGCCGACTACTTCACCGCGAACAACCCGCGCCTCGACTGAGGCGCGCCGGCGCGTCAGAGCGACTTCGCGACGACCTCGACGAGGAGGCGGCCCTGCGCGACGATCGCCGCGCGGTAGGCCTCGAACGTGGCGTCGGTGACCGCGCCGTTCCCGCTCGAGAAGCGCGTCATGATCGGCGTGTGGATGTGGCCGACCGGGATCGTGAGACCGAGCACGTCGCGGAGCAGCGTCGCGCGGTAGGCGCTCTCGTTCGAGAGGTAGTCGCCGCCGCTGCCCGAGCGCGCGCACGCCGCCGCCGCCGGCGGCTGACGACCCGGCGCCGGCGGATACGGGACCGACGAGTAGAACACCTGCGTCGCGCTCTTCGTGCAGTCGGGGAACACCTCGAAGTCGTAGCCCCACACCACCTCGAACCTCCCGCCCGGCGTGCCCGCCGGCGCCGGCACCTGCGCGCTCGTGTTCGCGGCGATCATCGCGTCGACCGGGAGGCTGCTCTCGACGAACTGCGGGGGTTTGTCCTTCGCCCAAGGCCGCGGCTCGTAGCCGAGCCATCGCGCGGGCGGATCGATCGCGCAGCCCGTCGTGCTGGCAAGGAACCCGCTCGCGCACGTCGCGACGTCGTCGTTGCCCTCGAACGTGCCGTGGAAGCGGCCGTTGTACTCCTCGAGCTTGAAGCGGTAGCCGCTCCCCTGGCTCATCGTGATCGCGACGTTCGCGCGCGAGTCGACCGGCGCCTGGAAGACCGGTCCGAGCGTGTCCTCCTCCATTCCGCGCTCGAACGGGCCGTAGTTCACCGGCAGCGTGTACGTCTCGATCTGCGCGGTCTTCCCGTTCGGCAGCGTGAACGTCACGCCGTCGTACGCGAGCGCGGCCGCGCCGGAGGGGTTGCCGATCCGGATGTTCACGTCGTTCGTCGCGCCCGGCGCGCCGAGCGTGAACGGATCGAAGCCGCTCAGCACGATGCGCACGAAGTCGGGGCCGGCGGGGAGGTTCAGATCGTACTGCCCGCGCGACGCGCGCTCGAGCTCCCACTCGAGGTCGCCGCGCTGCTCGGCCGTGAGCGCGAACGACGGCTCCCACGCGCGGAGCGTCTTCGTCATCGTGAGGCGCGCCCAGTAGAGCATCCGGTCGTCGCCGGCCGGGAGCGTGCCCATCGTCCGCTTGCCCTGCACGCGATCGACCGCGGCGCGCCACAGCTTCGTGCCCTCGCCTTTGACGAGCTCCTTCGCCTTCTCGAAGCTGTTCGCCCCCGCTTTTCCGTCCTGGCAGAGGCGCGCGGAGAAGTCGCGCTCGAACACGTCGAAGCCCGTGCCGGTCAGGATCTCCGTCGCGAACGGCACGTCCTTGCCGGGGAGACGGTTCACGAGGCGGCGCTCTTCGAAGTTGAGCGCGACGTCCGGGTTCATCGTGCACGTGGCGGGCGGCCCGTCGTCGTCGTCATCGTCGCCCGGCGTGGTGGTGTCGTCGTCGTCGTCGCCGTTCGGACCGCCGTCCTTCTTGCCGCCCGGCCGCGCCGGATCGTCGTTCTCGGGATCGTCCGAGGCGGCGGTGTCGGAGCACGCGGAGATCCCGAGCACGAGACCGAGAGCGAAGACGGAGAGGAGCCGCATGAGGGAACACGAGCGTAGCAGGGAGCTATCCTGACGGCATGGACGCGCGCACGCCGGAGAGGCCCTCGAGCTCCGAGGCCGAGAGCGATACGCGTGCGAGCGAAGAGCCGTGGGTGCGCTGCGCCGACTGCAGCGCCGAGATCGCCCCCGTCGCGGCCGCCATCTCCGTCAACGGCGCACACCTCCACGAGTTCGTGAACCCGTCCGCGATCACCTTCGTCGTCCGTTGCTTCGCGCAGGCGCCGGGCGCGGTCGGCGTCGGCGAGCGCTCCACCACGTGGACGTGGTTCCCGGGATTCGCGTGGGAGATCGAGCTCTGTCGCCGATGCGCCGCGCACGTCGGCTGGTCGTTCCACGGGGTCTCGGTCTTCTACGGCCTCATCCGCGATCGCCTCGTCTGAACCTCACGGATCGCCGGTGGGCCGCTCCAAGTGCGCGAAATATCGTGGCGTGGGCCATGGCACACCAGGTGCGTAGGTGTGGGCCAGAGGAGATCACCACCATGCGCTTCCTTTCGTCCGTCGTCGCTCTCTCGCTCGTCTCCACCTTCGCCGCGGTCGGCTGCTCCGCGCCCACCTCCGAGAGCGAGAGCGCCTCCACCGACGACGCGGACCTGAGCGAGTACTCGTTCTCGTCGTGGCACGTCGCCTCGACGATGCACGTCGGCGAGACGATCGAGGACTCGCTCGCGGCGCCCGGCGCGTACACCGATCCGCTCGTCCGCGTGGTCCACCCGATCTTCATCGGCGCGACGCCGGAGCGTCCGGTGCGCCTCACGATCGACCTCGAAGGCGTGGACGCGACGAAGGTGCAAGGCGTCCTGCTCGCGCCGCTCGAGGACGGCCGCCGCGCGACGATCGCGAACGACGGACAGTCCGCGCCGAAAGAGAAGGTCGAGCTCACGACCGAGCTGACGAAGACCGGCGTCTACCTCCTCGCGGTCTCGACCCACAAGCACCTGACCGGCGGCCGCGTCCGCGTCAGCTCCCACGTCCCCTACGATCGGACGA
The sequence above is a segment of the Labilithrix sp. genome. Coding sequences within it:
- a CDS encoding alpha/beta hydrolase fold domain-containing protein, whose protein sequence is MSARLAAVTALALALGACAAQDHEDEPAAAEAEIGLTRPSLPNVTAWAAGTNWKYETDFLGLRHAWVYTPNGFSKRAPGRRGVVFHLPGCGELPYQVAQGSAWAPVAEAHGLVVVVPEILSPVYPNPAAPNVACYDFGTVMQPTRYARDHAALIEAGTRIARDDLSLGIDPRQIYIGGLSAGGTVAMQVACMAPEIFSGVGSVAAPSLGTWQSMAVMPPVWSAPAIRWGCEYYANSSPAPDAKEKLGKQVYAIASDDNGLPAGIPIMIGGVWTATKFANQKIWDGDKYIPFAHHRLIADAMAPLFGAKMTGEDVGLPYHGTGWGCPGGEVSHHDTAETECEFSALQPRPWQVKADIWKDTKGRTRVVHLKQDGLRHRWPTGHKPPVTPSFEELVEKGYMSPFAEVYEAKAAGAPTGTFGIGFFGSIDTFDFTAYLADYFTANNPRLD
- a CDS encoding HEAT repeat domain-containing protein — translated: MRAVFFGALVFGFACGGSSSDVRVPVPVVAKVEPKGDVAPEPVRPVVDRKTIQHLPIAEALSVYRDWTHDQDPSYAIEGLTQVAWAKDEAAVPLAIRALAAKDHEVRAAAARVVIEPDVPKPDAARAALRDALAEATPLDRSAILWALLVLGDRTVADAAIEEYRSGTLAKVHALDGSPAFALAALARAIPADRAKTLATERAPPLRDLGLAALARNAATATAGDAAPASARDATAPARDAATATAHDAATVTKLVTSRDAVVATPDATARDAAGAALSVLVAALESADAEGRARIVDVLARGAGGAAVLLALPAVSAAPREKAKHQAKVVFDRLRQLADPRAADALARYLGTKPEPHWRTEAAMRLAELGDLRAVPTLAWRLTQDPLALYKSGVDDELRRTDSERVGAARMLADLAVLHPDRRGEIRKHAVGPVRAWLLGKPQPHANGMRFVAASDARELLPEMRRWANPGVPLPKPGQQSFPLAFESAQTALRYVGWMRDPQSWATLESTLGRRPASMDATMESLLQGGNAVLGMTLRALGTGAATGFAQWGDPKAYPVLVKYIEDRKNNEQARLEAGAALAWVATDAQLTEIAGKVRSLPRDPQAQVVRNCYLEALARRPVPVATAPLVDLLGTTPEHTLARAIGGGGLAPETTTRLFAMLKESAMLKESSTRLDATLALLLGADPDTARRALATYEDADAAELEELKVAYDQSFGAISDANYERGDVARWTANAEAASHVKLGGAYQDWVRTTVTRNLDGIEYDAGPRSLTRVQLRVRLLRDTRSPDTKKRTDALRILRFMNERGALLALGLTPRD